One Pyrus communis chromosome 4, drPyrComm1.1, whole genome shotgun sequence genomic region harbors:
- the LOC137731602 gene encoding inactive beta-amylase 9-like, producing the protein MEVSVFRGSQAVVRKAELARTELGFSKLNGNLKTNVCFGQSKSWKSARLQFTVRAVQPDSPVRSDKISGPAKRSKPNDGVRLFVGLPLDTISDCNAVNHARAIAAGLKALKLLGVDGVELPVWWGTVEKEAMGKYEWSGYLAVAEMVQKAGLELHVSLCFHASKQPKIPLPAWVSRLGESQPGLFFKDRSGQHYKECLSLAVDELPVLNGKTPIQVYEDFCESFKSSFAPFLGSTITGISMSLGPDGELRYPSQHRLVKNKTPGVGEFQCYDENMLRILKQHAETAGNPLWGLGGPHDVPSYDQSPNANNFFKDNGGSWESPYGDFFLSWYSNQLISHGDRLLSLASSTFSDTEVEVCGKVPLMHSWYKTKSHPYELTSGFYNTSSRDGYQAIAEMFARNSCKIILPGMDLSDEHQPRDSLSSPELLLSQIKTACRKHGIEIAGQNSSVMGARGGFQQIKKNLLGENVINLFTYQRMGADFFSPEHFPSFSEFVRSLNQPQLESDDLPTEEEAAESIPTNSESVIHLQTA; encoded by the exons ATGGAGGTTTCGGTGTTTCGCGGCTCTCAGGCGGTGGTCAGAAAGGCGGAGTTGGCGCGAACGGAGCTTGGGTTTTCTAAGTTGAATGGAAATTTGAAGACCAACGTCTGTTTTGGTCAGAGCAAGAGCTGGAAAAGCGCCCGGCTTCAGTTTACTGTGAGGGCCGTACAACCCGATTCACCAGTCCGATCCGATAAAATTTCGGGTCCTGCCAAAAGATCCAAACCG AATGATGGAGTAAGATTATTTGTTGGGTTACCTCTAGATACAATTTCAGACTGCAACGCGGTGAATCATGCTAGAGCGATTGCTGCCGGATTAAAGGCTCTGAAGTTGTTGGGGGTGGATGGTGTGGAGCTCCCGGTCTGGTGGGGAACGGTTGAGAAAGAAGCCATGGGGAAGTATGAGTGGTCAGGCTACCTAGCCGTTGCAGAGATGGTTCAGAAAGCCGGCCTTGAGCTCCATGTCTCGCTCTGCTTCCATGCGTCTAAACAACCGAAGATCCCACTCCCTGCGTGGGTATCTCGCCTTGGCGAGTCCCAACCTGGTCTATTCTTTAAGGACCGGTCAGGGCAGCACTACAAAGAGTGTTTATCGCTTGCTGTCGATGAACTTCCTGTTCTGAATGGAAAGACTCCAATCCAAGTTTATGAAGACTTCTGCGAAAGCTTTAAATCTTCGTTCGCACCTTTCCTTGGTTCCACAATCACG GGCATCTCAATGAGCTTAGGACCAGATGGTGAGCTTCGATATCCTTCTCAGCACCGACTGGTCAAAAATAAAACTCCTGGAGTTGGAGAATTTCAGTGTTATGATGAAAACATGCTAAGGATTCTTAAGCAACATGCTGAAACAGCCGGAAACCCTCTGTGGGGTCTTGGTGGTCCTCATGATGTTCCTAGCTATGACCAGTCACCAAATGCAAACAACTTCTTCAAGGATAATGGCGGTTCATGGGAGTCTCCGTATGGTGACTTCTTCCTCTCCTGGTACTCGAACCAGCTCATTTCTCACGGAGATCGCCTCCTTTCTCTTGCCTCGTCAACTTTCAGTGACACTGAAGTGGAAGTTTGTGGCAAAGTTCCACTAATGCACTCTTGGTATAAAACAAAGTCTCACCCTTATGAGCTGACTTCTGGGTTCTACAACACATCTTCTAGAGATGGTTACCAAGCAATTGCTGAGATGTTTGCGAGGAACTCGTGCAAAATTATATTGCCTGGAATGGACCTATCAGACGAACATCAGCCACGGGACTCCCTTTCAAGTCCCGAGTTATTACTTTCACAAATTAAAACAGCTTGCAGAAAGCATGGGATTGAGATTGCTGGCCAAAACTCATCAGTTATGGGAGCACGCGGAGGCTTTCAACAGATAAAGAAGAATTTGTTGGGAGAGAATGTGATCAACCTATTCACATATCAGAGAATGGGAGCTGATTTCTTCTCACCCGAACATTTTCCTTCGTTTTCTGAGTTTGTTCGGAGCCTTAATCAACCACAACTGGAGTCGGATGACCTACCTACTGAAGAAGAAGCTGCTGAGTCCATACCTACAAATTCGGAATCAGTCATCCACTTGCAAACCGCTTGA
- the LOC137731603 gene encoding tubby-like F-box protein 3, translated as MSIRSIIQDMKFSRSQRVVQDSAARSGGQAVGESLKQSCWAQMPQELLREVLVRIEASEAAWPPRKSVVACAGVCRSWRHLTKEIVKAPELSGKLTFPISVKQPGPRDDLVQCFIKRNRSNQTYYLFLGLTPALIDEGKFLLAARKFKRPTCTDYVISLCADEMSKGSSNYVGKLRSNFLGTKFTIFDGQPSHSGARIAKSRSTRLVNLKQVSPRVPAGNYPVAQIQYELNMLGSRGPRRMQCTMDSIPSSSIEPGGVAPTQAEFSHSNAELFPSLSFNRSKSNRMESFLSGPLARQKDGVLVLRNKSPRWHEQLQCWCLNFHGRVTVASVKNFQLVASPENGPPGPEHEKIILQFGKVGKDQFTMDYRYPISAFQAFSICLSSFDTKIACE; from the exons ATGTCGATAAGGAGTATAATCCAGGACATGAAGTTCTCGCGGTCGCAGCGGGTGGTGCAGGACTCGGCTGCTCGGTCGGGGGGCCAGGCGGTGGGGGAGTCGTTGAAGCAGAGCTGCTGGGCTCAGATGCCTCAGGAGTTACTCAGAGAGGTTCTGGTCAGAATCGAGGCTTCCGAGGCCGCCTGGCCGCCGCGCAAGAGCGTCGTCGCCTGCGCCGGTGTCTGCCGGAGTTGGAGACACCTCACCAAGGAGATCGTCAAGGCTCCTGAACTCTCTGGAAAGTTGACCTTCCCCATCTCCGTCAagcag CCTGGTCCAAGGGATGATCTCGTGCAGTGCTTTATCAAACGGAACCGTTCCAACCAAACATATTATCTTTTTCTTGGTTTGACCCCTG CTCTAATTGACGAAGGCAAGTTCCTACTTGCTGCGCGCAAGTTTAAACGCCCCACCTGCACTGATTATGTTATCTCACTGTGTGCTGATGAAATGTCAAAGGGGAGCAGCAACTATGTTGGGAAACTGAG ATCAAACTTCTTGGGAACAAAGTTTACAATCTTTGATGGGCAGCCGAGTCATTCGGGAGCCAGGATTGCAAAAAGTCGCTCCACTAGGCTTGTCAATTTGAAACAAGTTTCCCCTAGAGTCCCTGCTGGCAACTATCCGGTGGCTCAAATTCAATATGAACTAAATATGTTGGGTTCCAG GGGTCCGAGGAGAATGCAGTGTACCATGGATTCAATTCCATCCTCTTCAATTGAGCCTGGAGGAGTAGCCCCCACACAGGCAGAGTTTTCACATAGCAATGCAGAATTATTTCCATCCCTCTCATTTAATCGATCGAAATCAAACCGTATGGAGAGTTTCCTGTCAGGGCCCTTGGCCAGACAGAAAGATGGGGTGCTGGTGTTAAGAAACAAGTCTCCTCGGTGGCACGAGCAACTCCAGTGTTGGTGTTTGAACTTTCATGGACGAGTAACAGTTGCTTCAGTGAAGAACTTTCAGTTGGTGGCTTCTCCGGAAAATGGACCCCCTGGGCCAGAACACGAGAAGATCATCCTCCAATTTGGAAAAGTGGGCAAGGATCAATTTACCATGGATTACCGGTATCCAATATCAGCGTTCCAGGCATTTTCAATCTGCCTCAGCAGCTTTGACACCAAGATTGCCTGTGAATAA
- the LOC137731880 gene encoding uncharacterized protein: protein MVCSLGSGRMAVMARLLAGGTVSQSITEDVGHQKFAAQIICRELSEASEANLLDEKDMHVFGLKPMDDPLHLVCCNACKKPVKASQYVAHAELCRSLNSMQETTLELDGSMGQRKPPKKERKKLSIAHSNQSTLVGELERSESIDADDISVSRFQLDGKMGMNPGSFMEAKMNSTYADVTIMMDGSGVSPGNTNGSTSVILPPTKRFKMVAGQQLPLSDDIGTASAVSKLASTQDACPYRDSPKGAIPASEIPYPALKYMKSGQALECCLPIKDCPLPLATKVYYSQRRNRLRSDLSHLYYEAMASTEELCSDMRDSQHLPSLRKPDQILAQNSEVCLGNSVGCQPDGDFSNQLPVDNVPRPEVASVGLTRSKILLKPYSFAGNSGQSLRTMQQKTGSVHVI, encoded by the exons ATGGTATGTTCACTTGGAAGTGGGAGGATGGCTGTCATGGCAAGGCTTCTGGCGGGCGGGACTGTCTCACAAAGCATAACAG AAGATGTTGGCCATCAGAAGTTTGCCGCTCAAATAATTTGCAGAGAATTAAGTGAGGCAAGTGAAGCTAATTTGCTTGACGAAAAAG atatgcatgtgtttggtttGAAGCCGATGGATGATCCTTTACATCTG GTGTGTTGCAATGCTTGTAAAAAACCAGTCAAGGCCAGTCAGTATGTGGCTCATGCAG AACTTTGTAGGTCCTTAAATTCTATGCAGGAAACTACTTTGGAGCTTGATGGAAGTATGGGGCAAAGGAAGCCTCCGAAGAAGGAGAGGAAAAAGTTATCAATTGCTCATTCTA ACCAGTCCACTTTAGTTGGAGAGCTAGAACGATCTGAATCTATAGATGCAGATGATATCTCTGTGTCACGATTCCAGTTGGATGGGAAAATGGGAATGAATCCTGGCTCTTTTATGGAGGCAAAAA TGAATTCAACTTACGCGGATGTGACAATCATGATGGATGGTTCCGGAGTTAGTCCAGGAAATACCAATGGCTCAACATCTGTGATACTTCCACCAACAAAACGATTTAAAAT GGTAGCAGGTCAGCAGCTGCCACTATCAGATGATATAGGAACAGCATCTGCTGTATCAAAACTTGCAAGTACTCAGGATGCATGTCCTT ATAGGGATTCTCCAAAAGGAGCCATTCCTGCAAGTGAAATACCTTATCCTGCTCTTAAGTACATGAAGTCCGGGCAAGCCCTTGAATGCTGCCTGCCAATTAAAG ATTGTCCTCTTCCCCTTGCTACTAAAGTATATTACTCTCAAAGACGCAATCGGCTTCGGTCAGATCTTAGTCATCTTTATTATGAGGCAATGGCATCAACTGAGGAGCTTTGTAGTGACATG AGAGACTCACAGCATTTGCCTTCTTTACGGAAACCTGATCAAATTCTCGCACAAAATTCTGAAGTTTGCTTGGGGAACTCAGTAGGTTGCCAGCCTGATGGTGACTTCTCGAATCAGTTACCTGTGGATAATGTTCCAAGGCCTGAGGTGGCTAGTGTTGGTTTAACTAGAAGCAAAATTCTTTTGAAACCTTATTCCTTTGCGGGTAACTCAG ggcaatcactgcGGACCATGCAACAGAAAACTGGCAGCGTTCACGTTATATAG
- the LOC137731683 gene encoding sodium/hydrogen exchanger 1-like produces the protein MAVDASSIATGSMRILMASDHTSVVSMNLFVALLCACILLGHLLEESRWMNESITALVIGLCTGVVILLTTGGKSSRLLVFSEDLFFIYLLPPIIFNAGFQVKKKQFFRNFITIMTFGAVGTLISFAIISLGAMHFFHKFSVGSLKIGDYLALGAIFSATDSVCTLQVLNQDETPLLYSLVFGEGVVNDATSIVLFNAIQSFDLSHINTSTALQFFGNFLYLFVTSTILGIAAGLLSAFIIKKLYFGRHSTDREVALMILMAYLSYMLSELCYLSAILTVFFCGIVMSHYTWHNVTESSRVTTKHTFATLSFVAEIFIFLYVGMDTLDIDKWRFVSDSPGKSMAVSSILLVLVLIGRAAFVFPLSFLSNLTKKSPQDKLSLKQQVTVWWAGLMRGSVSMALAYNQFNRSGHTDLRANAIMITSTITVVLFSTVVFGLMTKPLVRILLPVSKHVSSMISSEPSSPKSIVVPLLGNGQDSEVNCGVEDSEANIGPTDIPRPTSLRMLLSSPSHTVHHYWRRFDNAFMRPVFGGRGFVPFVPGSPVEEIGNQWH, from the exons ATGGCGGTCGATGCGAGCTCAATTGCAACGGGATCAATGAGAATTCTGATGGCCTCCGACCACACATCAGTGGTTTCGATGAACCTTTTCGTGGCGCTTCTCTGCGCCTGTATTCTACTTGGTCATTTGCTGGAAGAAAGTCGATGGATGAATGAGTCCATCACAGCCCTTGTAATT GGACTGTGCACAGGAGTTGTAATTTTGCTCACAACCGGAGGAAAAAGCTCACGTTTGTTAGTGTTTAGTGAAGATCTCTTCTTTATATATCTGCTTCCGCCTATCATTTTTAATGCCGG GTTCCAGGTAAAGAAGAAGCAATTTTTTCGTAATTTCATAACTATCATGACGTTTGGTGCTGTTGGAACTCTCATATCCTTTGCCATCATATCCTTAG GTGCAATGCACTTTTTTCACAAGTTCAGTGTCGGTTCCCTCAAGATTGGAGATTATCTTG CACTTGGCGCGATATTTTCTGCAACCGATTCTGTTTGCACCTTACAG GTGCTGAATCAGGATGAAACGCCTTTGTTGTACAGCCTGGTTTTTGGGGAAGGTGTCGTTAATGATGCTACATCAATAGTGCTTTTCAATGCAATCCAGAGCTTCGACCTCTCTCACATCAATACAAGCACTGCTTTGCAATTTTTTggaaactttttatatttgtttgttaCAAGTACAATCCTGGGAATCGCA GCTGGACTACTAAGTGCATTTATCATCAAGAAGCTCTACTTCGGCAG GCACTCAACTGATCGCGAAGTCGCTCTTATGATACTCATGGCTTACCTGTCATACATGCTGTCTGAA CTATGTTATTTGAGTGCCATTCTCACTGTGTTCTTTTGCGGAATTGTTATGTCTCACTACACATGGCATAACGTGACTGAAAGTTCACGAGTGACAACTAA GCATACTTTTGCCACTCTCTCGTTTGTGGCGGAGATCTTTATCTTTCTTTATGTCGGCATGGATACCCTGGACATTGACAAGTGGAGATTTGTGAGTGATAG CCCTGGAAAATCCATGGCGGTGAGTTCGATACTGTTGGTACTGGTTCTGATTGGAAGAGCAGCCTTTGTTTTTCCCTTGTCTTTCTTATCCAACTTGACTAAGAAATCTCCACAAGACAAGCTTAGTTTAAAGCAGCAA GTTACAGTTTGGTGGGCGGGGCTTATGCGTGGCTCTGTTTCAATGGCACTTGCTTATAATCAG TTTAATAGGTCTGGCCATACGGACTTGCGTGCGAATGCGATCATGATCACCAGCACCATCACAGTTGTTCTTTTCAGCACAGTG GTTTTTGGTTTGATGACCAAACCGCTTGTGAGAATCTTGCTTCCTGTCTCAAAACACGTCTCGAGTATGATATCTTCTGAACCGTCTAGTCCAAAATCAATCGTTGTGCCACTACTCGGCAATGGCCAAGATTCAGAAGTGAACTGTGGGGTGGAAGATTCAGAGGCAAACATAGGACCCACGGACATACCCCGTCCAACTAGTTTACGAATGCTCTTAAGCTCTCCTTCTCACACTGTCCACCATTACTGGCGAAGATTTGATAATGCTTTCATGCGGCCTGTTTTTGGCGGGCGGGGTTTTGTGCCTTTCGTTCCAGGCTCACCCGTTGAAGAAATTGGAAATCAATGGCATTGA
- the LOC137731684 gene encoding vesicle-associated protein 2-2-like isoform X1, translating to MTTAPELLDVHPPELTFKFEVKKQSTCSIQLGNKSDHYVAFKVKTTSPKKYCVRPNAGIVKPKTTCDFTVTMQAQNVAPPDLLCKDKFLIQSTVIPFGTTEEEITSQMFSKDSSRYVEERRLKVVLISPPASPVFVPMNGESKQDPCYDTSVKKDRVLSGVENVPPSHGDVDESRAVKDVAASKPAKDVEEELKPAKDLKDLKPAKDMEESKPAKDMEESKPAKDLEELEPARGAAKLNLTRDFEELKSKLNTVDSKLKEAELTIMKLMEESSRSTREKNMLKHELESLRRRKNNLKTVTVGFPLFHVCMVALVSLAIGYYIHP from the exons ATGACGACGGCGCCAGAGCTTCTGGATGTTCATCCCCCCGAGCTCACATTCAAAT TTGAGGTTAAGAAGCAGAGTACGTGCTCGATTCAACTCGGCAACAAGTCCGATCACTATGTTGCTTTCAAG GTGAAGACCACTTCTCCGAAGAAATATTGCGTGCGGCCGAATGCAGGCATTGTAAAGCCCAAGACAACATGTGATTTCACAG TTACTATGCAAGCTCAGAATGTAGCTCCACCGGATTTGCTGTGCAAAGACAAGTTCCTAATCCAGAGCACTGTTATTCCTTTTGGGACAACTGAAGAGGAGATTACATCTCAGATG TTTTCAAAAGATAGCAGCAGATACGTTGAAGAAAGGAGGTTAAAAGTGGTGCTTATTAGCCCACCCGCATCCCCAGTATTTGTACCAATGAATGGAGAGTCGAAGCAAGATCCATGTTATGACACTTCAGTGAAAAAGGATAGGGTTTTGAGTGGAGTTGAAAATGTACCTCCGAGTCATGGG GACGTGGATGAGTCAAGAGCAGTTAAGGATGTTGCGGCATCAAAACCAGCTAAGGATGTGGAGGAAGAATTGAAACCAGCTAAGGACTTGAAGGATTTGAAACCAGCTAAAGATATGGAGGAATCGAAACCAGCTAAAGATATGGAGGAATCGAAACCAGCTAAGGATTTGGAGGAACTGGAACCAGCTAGGGGTGCTGCCAAGTTGAATTTAACAAGGGATTTTGAGGAACTGAAATCAAAGCTAAATACAGTGGATTCAAAGCTAAAAGAG GCTGAACTTACCATCATGAAGTTAATGGAAGAGAGTAGCAGGTCCACTCGAGAGAAGAATATGCTTAAACATGAATTG GAGTcgttgaggaggaggaagaacaatttaaaaacagTCACGGTTGGCTTCCCACTCTTCCATGTTTGTATGGTTGCCCTCGTCAGTCTAGCAATCGGATACTATATCCATCCGTAG
- the LOC137731684 gene encoding vesicle-associated protein 2-2-like isoform X2: MTTAPELLDVHPPELTFKFEVKKQSTCSIQLGNKSDHYVAFKVKTTSPKKYCVRPNAGIVKPKTTCDFTVTMQAQNVAPPDLLCKDKFLIQSTVIPFGTTEEEITSQMFSKDSSRYVEERRLKVVLISPPASPVFVPMNGESKQDPCYDTSVKKDRVLSGVENVPPSHGDVDESRAVKDVAASKPAKDVEEELKPAKDLKDLKPAKDMEESKPAKDMEESKPAKDLEELEPARGAAKLNLTRDFEELKSKLNTVDSKLKEAELTIMKLMEESSRSTREKNMLKHELSSFFIV; encoded by the exons ATGACGACGGCGCCAGAGCTTCTGGATGTTCATCCCCCCGAGCTCACATTCAAAT TTGAGGTTAAGAAGCAGAGTACGTGCTCGATTCAACTCGGCAACAAGTCCGATCACTATGTTGCTTTCAAG GTGAAGACCACTTCTCCGAAGAAATATTGCGTGCGGCCGAATGCAGGCATTGTAAAGCCCAAGACAACATGTGATTTCACAG TTACTATGCAAGCTCAGAATGTAGCTCCACCGGATTTGCTGTGCAAAGACAAGTTCCTAATCCAGAGCACTGTTATTCCTTTTGGGACAACTGAAGAGGAGATTACATCTCAGATG TTTTCAAAAGATAGCAGCAGATACGTTGAAGAAAGGAGGTTAAAAGTGGTGCTTATTAGCCCACCCGCATCCCCAGTATTTGTACCAATGAATGGAGAGTCGAAGCAAGATCCATGTTATGACACTTCAGTGAAAAAGGATAGGGTTTTGAGTGGAGTTGAAAATGTACCTCCGAGTCATGGG GACGTGGATGAGTCAAGAGCAGTTAAGGATGTTGCGGCATCAAAACCAGCTAAGGATGTGGAGGAAGAATTGAAACCAGCTAAGGACTTGAAGGATTTGAAACCAGCTAAAGATATGGAGGAATCGAAACCAGCTAAAGATATGGAGGAATCGAAACCAGCTAAGGATTTGGAGGAACTGGAACCAGCTAGGGGTGCTGCCAAGTTGAATTTAACAAGGGATTTTGAGGAACTGAAATCAAAGCTAAATACAGTGGATTCAAAGCTAAAAGAG GCTGAACTTACCATCATGAAGTTAATGGAAGAGAGTAGCAGGTCCACTCGAGAGAAGAATATGCTTAAACATGAATTG TCTTCTTTTTTCATCGTTTGA